The genomic DNA CCTTTCCTTCCAAtcgcctctgctgctgctgctgcttgaggGATCTGATGGTGTTCCGGCGGCCaatcctcctccaccaccagggATCTATGTTGGGGACGAGATGGTCATCCATTTCACCAGAGCTGCCGGCCACGAGATTGGCACGGGCACCTTCTTGGATTCCTTCCTCttcagctcctccacctcgtcggcggcggcggcggcagggggccAGTGCCAGCGATGTGGCCACCTGGTCAGGCCTGACGACGGAGTCGTCATGTCCTGCCTCGACTGCTTCTtgcacggcggcggcctctACCTCTTCCACTACGCCGTCTCGCCGGCCTTGTTCCTCGCCAAGGCGCGCGGGGGGACCTGCACCCTGGCCGCCTCCGACCCCGGCCACGTCGTCGTCCACCGCGCCCGCTACCTCCTCGACAAGGGCTTCGGCGCCTACTCCCTCTTCAAGAACAACTGCGAGGACTTCGCCATCTACTGCAAGACGGGGCTGCTCGTCGAAACCGCCTTCAGCGTTGGCCGCAGCGGCCAGCTCGCATCCCTCACCGCCGCCTTCAGCGCCGTCGCCTCGTCGCCGCTGCGCTTCCTCACCACCAGCGCCCCCGGCCTCGCCATTGTCACCACCGGCATGTACTGCGCCGGCCGGTATGTCTCGGACATGGGCGTTCGCCGGGATGTGGTCAAGGTCCCTGTCCAGACACTCGTTGCGCAGGCCACTCCTGCTGCAACGGAGGAGGCAGCCTGCTCGctgacaaaccatccactgtaATGTCAAATTATTCAGCAGGCTTCTTATtatgtctgtctgtctgtctgtctgtcgATCAATTACACAGCCTTGTTATTCAGTATGATGTGCTACATTATTATATCAATTCATGTTGGATTCACAACAACATATGAGTTGCCATCAAGGCTGGTTTACCAATTTCATCAGCTGTAaaaatacaaatcaaactacAGCTGTTCCAGAGGAGCCGCCGTAGTTTCTAACCATGTTCTTTGTCGATGGCATTCCAGCAACAACATCCTCTTCGATGCCGCATTCGTTCACGCCTCGTATGATCTTGAAGTAGCCATCCTGCAAAGCATTACCGATTGCTCAACACATGATACTGCATTTCAAAGAGTCATTTTGATAAGCCAGAAACTTACATCACCCCAGCCTCTGTTCCACTGATTTGCAAGAAGCTGAAAAGCAGAGAGGATGAAACAAAACAACTTAGGGGCTGGCCTCATCGTTTGACAATGCGCATAATAATATGGTGATCCAACAGCATACCCAGTAATCTTCTCCAGCATCACTGGTTCCCCATCCAATCAACTTGACGGCATGGCCACCCATAATGCCACCGGTAATGTGCTTGTATACTCCAGATTTGTAGTGGGCAAAGTCCTGAGAGATTTTTGCATTGTCAAATCCGAAAAACAGAAGTGAATCTGAAAATGATATATTTTCAAAGACTAAAAATGATCTCAAATCACAGTACTGTCTATACTTGATTCGTTTGTTTGGTTTGTACTCTTTCCATGGCTCTGCTTTTGTCCTGTTCTTCCTCAGCTTTTATTTAGACAGCCTTTCTAAGATTTAGTATTTTTGTGTTTGTCCTTTCAAAGTAATATACCCCATAGTCCTTGGTAACTACTGCTAAACAAAATTTGTTGAGAACATCAGTACAATGCACGGAAAACTTGAGACAAGAAACTGGACATTACCTCATAAACTGTGAAAGCAACTTCTACGGGGCTATTTATGTAGACCTCTGGCATTATGTCATCTGGATCAGAATTTATGCTGTACACATTGACACTGAAATGCTTCTTTTCATCCCAAACTTGGTTCTGCACCTTGCATTTCTTTTCACATACTGGTGTAGGATAAGCAGGTTCGCATCCAGGATGATTGCAACCGACCTGATCGAAATATGGATCGCACTGCAAAAGAGTATAACTGTCGGTCTTCTCTGTGTATAACAGGAAAGTTTCGTGATCATTCATCCATTTCATACTGTGTGCTATACTATCAATacaaaaatgaaatcattaTGTTTTTGAACTCAAACGGAGTGACTGTCCTGGACTCAACAAAGAAATATGCTGTGTCTCTACCATGTTGGGAAATTTTTAGACTTAAGCATGGACAACGGATGATTACAATCTGCTTATATTTCTACTGCCTTGCTTTCCTGGGAGGAAAAAAGGTTATCGCAGTTCAAACTTACGCTATAAAATTTTAGCATGGTTTAGTCAAAGATTGCATTAGTAATTGATGTACCATCCACAGAAATTTCTTCAAAGAACTAGCTAGGATTACTGATGGAGCATGCAGAGGCAGTCAAGTTGTAGAGAGTAGGCTAATACCTCGTCTGTGCTGTGACAACACCATTTTGAACAAAGTAGCGCCATGCCATGATAGGATAGCCTCCATTACAACCATCACCGCAGCATGCCAGTAGGTCATTAACTGACAATGAAATGTTCTGCAAGGAAAAGAAACAATAGCTTATTCATGCAGGAAAAGGACCAATAATGCTACCCATCTCGGTTATATTTGCTCACCATGTTCATATGAATGCAAAAACGATCCTGGAGGCAACCAAATGCCACAATGACCCTGTCATCGTCTCCATATGGCATTTAACAATGTAAGTTATTGTGATGAACTTACTTGATCTGTTCATGAAGAACAGTGTCATACAGGATTGGTAAATTAATAAAGACGAAATGAGGTGTGTACTTGGCCTGTGAACAGCCCCGGCCCCCGGTGGTTATTTCGAGACTCGCGGCTCCCTGCCTGTGCGTACTTGCGCATGCATGCAGACAACGGATGACACGTCCGTACGTCCACGTGGACCAGGACCAGGACAAATTAAAATTAATCAGCACCACATTAAATTTGTCTCTTCAAAAAACAGCACTATAAACGTCCGAGAAACAATTTTGACTAAAtataatattaatatttataataCATAATTAATATCATTGGATAGATATTTGAATCtagttttttaataaatttatttaaagATAGAAATGTTGCACGCATTTTCTATAAGTCAAAGTTATAGACACGCAAATCGTGGCGACAAACATTTAGGGACAGAAGGAGTATACAttaatgaaaaaaatcaatacCATCAGAATATCACAAAAAGGTATCAATAAACCTATTTCATGAGATTGTACACTAGTATAGAATAACTGAGCAAGCAATCACTGGCGGGGTCTAAACCTGGCATCATTGTGGGAATTGTGTCGATAGAGGGCAATCGATGGTGATGGGACTCATTGTTGTTTACGGACCTAACATTGACATATGAGATAATTAGCGTACAATAGATGTATACACTATACAATCTGATCAAATTATTTGGTTCTCTAACTGATAATATCTCTACACCTGTCTCAAATAACCATGTTGTGTATTCAATACAGCTTAGCTAAAACATTGTTGATGTATAGTTGTTCGAAAGATGAAGTGTTCTAAGCTAGAGAACCATCATCTGCGCCGAAGTGTTTTAGGAGTTCTGACAATAACCTCACGTGGCCTTTGAGATAAGGTACTATTGATGTGTATATCCAGGTCCATTTGCAGTCACAATCATCATTTTTTGTGCATAAGAAACTAACTTGACACTGGACCCTTACCGAATTCTACTCTCTGTGTCTGTGTTCATGCATGGTTTTGTTTGATCTTACCTTTCTTTTCTCACAAATTTAGTTGACAACCAAATTAGTCCTTCAACAAAACATTACTTCAAATACCATTTTTCCAACAATAATTGTCCCCAGTTGTTCGTCTGTTAGAGGACTCTGAAAACTAATAGGAGCAAATGTATTTTTGGTGTCCAGTGTATGTAGTCGCTGGCCTGATATGTCATTGTTTTTTACTGCAGTGACATTCCAACCTTAATTATCTCGCCTCTAGTTTCTGTTAATACTGAATTTTTTGGGGCTTGCACTCATGAGCAGTCTGCCTTTGATGTTTCTATTTTACGAGTCTACTATTAATTCGATGTGCAAGTGTATGCTACTATCAATTCATTATGGAAGATTCACGATTTATATCAGTAATATTTGTTGCAATATCTCTTAACAGATATGAAGGCTGAGCTGCTGCATTACCCACCCTTCCATCAAGAGAACCAGGCGCACAAGATACCGACAAATTTCTTTAATTCTGCCTTGAAGGAGTCTCATTTTAAAAAGTTGTGATCAGCAAGGTCACTTTAGAAGGTTGTGATCAGCATCTTACGATGGTGCTACTCATGACCAACACCGTCATGTTGTGGTTTGGATAATGAATTTTTATAGTTGACAGTAATTTGTTGAGTACTTGATCTTGCTGAAAATTTGTCCTAATTATAAGTTTAACTGATTCAAATAGCAGATTTGTGTCGATCAAAAGGAAAGTCTGTTTTCATTATCATGGATCAGTTGAAGCGACTATAGAAAGTATATAGTTTCACCAATCTTTGGCAAAAAGAAGATAATAAATAATCTTAATCACAAAACAAGAAGACTTAAAAAAACCTTAAACTAAGTTAAACAGAAGGTCAATCTTGCCTTTTGATATTTGCAAATCCTGTTCGCgtgaaaaaataaagaaaacagtTGCCAAACTATTTGTGTTaaaaaaagcaagaaaaaacagggaaaataaaaaaatagagacAAAAAAATCAGTTACAAATCCTGTTTGCgtgaaaaaaggagaaaaaacagagaaaaaatCAGTTACAAGATCCAGCTGATGGGAGGCGTCTAGGAATAGGAAAGCACCAAGCAAGTGCCACAGCCACACTCTAGCGAACCTGTCGATCTGAGCCTCATCAGCCTATGGGTCCAAGTAATCAAAGCACTCTGTGATCCACGACGATGAAACACCGGAACTTTTCCTGAAATTCACCAAAGAAAAGCAATGCAAGTATTAAATAGGCTTGAATTGCTCACTTATTTTTCTTGGAAACCTCGTCGTCCGGTGGAAGAAAGCCAGTGATCGTTGTCAACTATACCTGTCACTGGAAGTCCCCCCAACCGAAGGCCAAAGATAGCCTTCACGTCCTGCATATCTCGCCGCAAGATAGGTGGAACGTGTGGGTCTCACCTGCTATAAGAATAGACCTTTACGTACAATGAATGAAGGCACTCGCACCTGTCTACAGCTGCTGCTGGGTCAAGGGGCGGAAGACCATATTTGACAACACGGACAAGCTCAAGGAAGTATGTACGGCGCGTAATGCTCGTCCCACTGGTGTGCGTGCAGGGCCTCAAAGGTGGCAAGCTAAGGGCACCTCTGCGTCGGTGTCAGTCAACAAGTGTGCTCGGTGCGGGTCGTCGTACTCTACCTCAAGGATACAACTGGTGCTGCGTGGGAGGGCCGGGGGCCATCCTGTTACAAATTGATAAACAAAAGGTTAGAGTATTCAAATTAACATTATGTAGCATTGCAAAATTTAAACTACTTGTTAACAATATATAGGAACACAATATGAAAGCAAATGTATATATTCAAAGTAACATTAACAGACATATTAACACAACTTCACTAGGAAAATAAGCAACTTCTATGTATGGACCTGCTGCCCTCGTCTTCTATGTCTGCTAGCCTTGTGACCAGGTTCTTTGCAAATGGAGCAAAGACTCGTTGAAGTCTCCCCCTCCGTACATGTCTTCGCCGTATCCTCTCATAACGTCTATGTCCCCCTTGAgtcgcttcttcctcctcctaccCTTCACTACCTTCATTTGGTCTGGATGCGGCAAGTAGTCATAACCATGATAAGAGGGCCACTGTGTCAGGTCAAGGTAAGGCTCGAACCTCTTCTCCCATATACTAAGGGTGACATGTATGGCAGAGCCTCAAAGTCATATCCGCGGACCCTACAGACGGTGATCATATGAGAGTAAGGGGCATGCATATATGATCTGAGGGACATTGCAACTGCACTCTACTTTCTCAAGATCAACTCGGTAGTTCCGTCCACCATAAGATTTGCCGCCCAATCTTGT from Setaria italica strain Yugu1 chromosome VII, Setaria_italica_v2.0, whole genome shotgun sequence includes the following:
- the LOC101757792 gene encoding cathepsin B-like protease 2, which translates into the protein MPYGDDDRVIVAFGCLQDRFCIHMNMNISLSVNDLLACCGDGCNGGYPIMAWRYFVQNGVKTDSYTLLQCDPYFDQVGCNHPGCEPAYPTPVCEKKCKVQNQVWDEKKHFSVNVYSINSDPDDIMPEVYINSPVEVAFTVYEDFAHYKSGVYKHITGGIMGGHAVKLIGWGTSDAGEDYWLLANQWNRGWGDDGYFKIIRGVNECGIEEDVVAGMPSTKNMVRNYGGSSGTAVV
- the LOC101784655 gene encoding uncharacterized protein LOC101784655 encodes the protein MAAGLLSNRVDREDLAAGDHIYSWRAAYLYAHHGIYVGDEMVIHFTRAAGHEIGTGTFLDSFLFSSSTSSAAAAAGGQCQRCGHLVRPDDGVVMSCLDCFLHGGGLYLFHYAVSPALFLAKARGGTCTLAASDPGHVVVHRARYLLDKGFGAYSLFKNNCEDFAIYCKTGLLVETAFSVGRSGQLASLTAAFSAVASSPLRFLTTSAPGLAIVTTGMYCAGRYVSDMGVRRDVVKVPVQTLVAQATPAATEEAACSLTNHPL